Proteins from one Nitrososphaera sp. genomic window:
- a CDS encoding 3-isopropylmalate dehydratase small subunit, whose protein sequence is MSSSLLRGRVHKYGRDNIDTDVIIPGPYLKIHDHKELAKHAMEGIDPKFSEKVTEGDFVLAGSNFGCGSSREHAPIALSQTGIKAILAPSFARIFYRNAVDGGYLLPIEIDSATLEKISDKDELEINLAKNEITNLTKGREVYAMKPFPDLIAKIVAAGGLLHYKKT, encoded by the coding sequence ATGAGCAGTTCTCTTCTCAGGGGCCGGGTTCACAAATACGGCAGGGACAATATCGATACCGACGTCATTATTCCAGGCCCGTATCTAAAGATCCACGACCACAAGGAACTCGCAAAACATGCGATGGAAGGAATTGACCCCAAGTTCTCTGAAAAGGTGACCGAGGGGGATTTTGTTCTGGCCGGCTCGAACTTTGGATGCGGGTCAAGCAGAGAACATGCCCCGATCGCGCTGTCTCAAACAGGCATCAAGGCGATCCTTGCGCCCTCATTTGCCCGCATTTTCTACAGAAATGCAGTGGACGGCGGGTACCTGCTTCCAATCGAAATTGACAGCGCTACCCTAGAAAAAATATCCGACAAGGACGAGCTTGAAATCAACCTTGCCAAGAACGAGATTACGAATCTTACAAAGGGCCGTGAGGTTTATGCAATGAAGCCATTTCCGGACCTTATCGCAAAAATAGTCGCGGCTGGCGGACTGCTCCACTACAAAAAGACCTAG